CTTCGCGCGCAACCTGCTCGAGGTCAGCGAAGAGGCGTTCGGGCCCCCGCCCTGCGCCGACGGCCCCAAGCGCGCCACCGTCTGGTCGATCGCCGACGAGAAGCTGCCGGTGCTGCTGGGCGTCGCGCCCTTCAACGACACGACGCGCTTTTGTCCGCCGGTCAACAGCGAGAACAACAACGGCCGCTACGGTTCGCACAACATCTGGGAAGGCAAACCGTACGGGCCGTCCTGGCACTCCGACACGCTGATGCTCGACACGTACTTCCGCGGCGGCGTGCGCGTCTTCGACACCAGCGATCCGCGCAGCATCAAGGACGTCGCGCATTTCATCCCGGCTTACGATCCGTCCAAGGACCACTTCGGCACGACCCAGATCAACGACGTCTACGTCGACGATCGCGGCCTGGTCTACATCGACGACCGCTTCGGCGGCGGCCTCACGATCGTGCGCAGCCCGCTCATCACCTGCGGGCCGGGCCAGTGTCACCCGTGAGCTGAGACCGCCTTCGCGAGCAGCAGCGGCGCGATCGCGTCGAAGACCGCGCCCAAGGCGCGCTCGGCGATCGCGTCGTCGGCGTGGCCGCTGGACTTTTGCAGCACGATCCCTTCGAGCGTCGCGAACAGCACCAGGAAATGCGCCAGGAACTCGGGCGAGAGCTCGCCCGAGACGTGCCAGGCGATGCGCGCGAACGTCTCGACGTGCTGTTCGAAGAGCGGGCGCAGCTTGCGGCGCAGCGCGGGATGGCGCGCCGCGGCCAGCTGCAGCTCGGCGTAGAGCACGGCGGTGTCTTTGCAGTGCGAGCGCACGTAGCGCGCGCGGGCCGCGGCCATCCGGCTGGCCAGGTCCGGCTGCGCTTGGATCTCGGCCCGCAGCTCGTCGCCTTCCTCGCGCATGCGCGCTTGCAGATAGGCGACGAACAGGTCGTCCTTGTCGCGGAAGTTGGAGTACACGGCGCCGCGGGTGAACCCGGCCTCCTCGGCGATCTCCTCGACCGAGGCCGCCTCGTAGCCGCGGCGCGCGAAGACGCGCCCGGACGCCTCCAGGAGGCGACGCCGGGTCTCCTCGCGCTGCTCGACCCGAGTCCGGCGGACGGGCTTGGTGACCGGCACCCCGGAGTCATGCGGGCGCCGCCCCGGGCGCTCCTCCAGGAAATTTTGTTCCGTCAAACGTCGTAGCGCCCGGTGAAACCCATTCGGATACACTAACGTATCTGGATGCGATGATGGATGCGAGCGAAGGCCTGCCCGCCCCGCAGCGGGTCGACGTCACCGAGTACGGGCTCCGGCGAGTCCTGGTCACCCTGGCCGTGATCGTGGCGGCGATGATCGAGATCATCGACACGACGATCGTCAACGTCGCGCTGCCGACGATCCAAGGCAACCTGGGCGCCGACATCGCGCAAGGCGCGTGGATCGTCACCGGTTACATCATCGCCAACGTCATCGTCATTCCGCTCACGCCGTGGCTGCAGACGCGTTTCGGGCGGCGCAACTACTTCGTCGCCTCGATCGTCGTGTTCACGATCGCATCGCTGCTGTGCGGCATCTCCAGCTCGCTGCCGGAGCTGGTCATGTTCCGCATCCTGCAAGGCCTGGCCGGCGGCGGGCTGATCTCGACCGCGCAGACGATCCTCGCCGACACCTATCCGCGCTCGCAGCAAGGCATCGCGACCGGGATCTTCGCCATGGGCGTCATCGTCGGGCCGGCCGTCGGCCCGGTGCTGGGCGGCTTCCTCACCGACCAGCTCTCGTGGCGCTGGGCCTTCTTCGTCAACTTGCCGATCGGCTTGCTCGCCGGGATCCTGGCCGCGACGATGCTGCGCGACCCCGAACAGCCGCGTCGCCTGCCGCTCGACACGATCGGGCTCGCCCTGCTGATCGTCGGCCTTGGCTCGCTGCAGTACGTGCTCGACCAAGGCCAGCAGAACGATTGGTTCGCCGATCCGTCGATCACGGTCTTCGCCTGCCTGAGCGGCCTGGGCCTGATCGCGTTCACCGCCTGGGAGCTGTTCGGGACGCGCACGCCGATGGTCGACCTGCGCGTGCTGCGCTACCGGCCGATCGCGATCGGCTCGCTGATGAGCGTCGCGCTCGGATTCACGCTGTTCGGCGGCGTGCTGTTGGTGCCGCAGTACGTGCAATCGGTACTCGGCTTCACCGCGACGCTCAGCGGCGAGCTGTTCCTGGTGCAAGCCGGCACCAGCGGCGTGCTGACGTTCGTGGCCGTCGCGATCATGGCGACCGGCCGGGTCCCCGCGCGCGTGCAGGTCGCCGTCGGCATGCTGTTCTTGGCGATCGGCAACTTCGTGCTCTCCCGCATCGAGACGCCGCAGACCGACTTCCACGCCATGATCTTCCCGTTGGTGCTGCTCGGCATCGGGATGTCGCAGATCTTCGTCCCGCTCACCGTCGCGTCGGTCGGCGCGGTGCCGGACGAAGCGGTGCCGCCGGCGGCCGCCTTCACCAACCTCGCGCGCCAGCTCGGCGGCAGCATCTCGACGGCGATGCTGGTGACGGTCGCGGTGCGCGGCACGACCAGCGACTACGCGACGTTGGCGCAGACGATCACCGTCAACCGTCCCGTGGTGGCGCAGTACGTGGCGACCCACGGAAGCGATGCGTTGGCCAGCCTGTTCGGAACGCTGGTCACGCAGGCCGCCGTGATGGGCTACGCCGAGGCCGCGCTGATCACGGCCGTCATCTCGGCGCTCTTGGCGCCGCTGGCGCTCCTGATGGGACGCGCGAAAGCGGGAGCCGCGGCCGTCGCGGCGCATTAGCGGCACCCAGGAGGTGTCCCGATGACCCTGCGTTTCGCCGCCCTGACGCTGGCCGCCGCGCTCGTGACCGGTACCGCCGCGAGCGCGATGACCTTGCGCCCCGCCCGGCCCCCGGCCGGGAATGCCACCCTGACGGTGACCAGCGCCGACTTCACGAACGGTGCGCCGCTGCCGCTGTGGACCGGTTTCAAGGCATGCGGCGGCCAGAACGTCTCGCCCGCGCTGCACTGGACGAAGGGGCCGGCCAAGACCAAGAGCTACGTGGTCACGATTTTCGATCCCGACGCGCCGACCGGCGTCGGCTTCTGGCACTGGACGCTCTTCGACGTCCCCGCGAGCGTGACGTCGCTCCCGAAGAACTATGGTGCACACGTGATGCCGCCGGCGACGGCGGGCTACACCGACTACGGTCTGAGCGGCTACCAGGGTCCCTGTCCGCCCAACGGCGATCCGCCGCACCACTACCACATCACCGTGTCCGCGCTCGACGTCGCGACGATTCCCGGCGGCGGGCCCGGCACGACCGGCGCGGTGCTTTCGTTCGGCACGCCCGAGCACGTCATCGCCCGCGGCGAAATCGTCGGCACCTACAAGCGCTGACGCTCCCCTACGGGGCTTTGAACAGGTTGGTATTCGTCGCGTTGCGGACGTCGACGCCCCACGTCCCGTCGGTGTACTGACCGGCGTACGTCCGCACGTTCAGGCTCGGATCGCGCATGTTCAGGAAGGCGCCCTGATCGTCGGCGGAGAGGTAGCCGACCGCGTCGCCGTGCGTATTGCGCACGTCGAACTCCGGTAAGCCTTTGTCGCCGATGAAGAGCGAGGCTTGCGCGACGCCCTGCGCGTTGGAGAGGTGGATCGTCGGGTCGGCGCCGCTGGCCAGATAGACGTCGGTGCGAACGACGTGCGCCGCATCGAACTGGCGCAATCCGGGCGCACCGTTGTCGTACAAGAACAAGCTCTCGCGCTGGTGCCCGTTCGCGTCGGCCTCGGACACATACGGGCTGCCGGTCGTGTCGAGTCCCGCGTAGAGCTGCGCCACGCCGGCCGCGCTCCGCACGGTCAGCCCGGCGCCGTCGAGCAGCGCGCTCGTCCCGTCCGCGCCGCGGACGCCGAGCGAGCTGGGCGCGAGCGACGCGGGCGGCGGCGGCGCCTGTGCGGTCGCGAGCGCGACCACCAGCGCGCCCAGCGCGAGGACACGGTCGCGCCGCGCACGGCGCTCGAGCCGCTCGATCCGGGCGAGCAGCACCGGGTCGTCGAGCTCGGCGTGCGGCGCGTTCACGGCGCCTTCCACAGCACGGTGTTCGACGCGGTGCGGACGTCCATGCCGATTGTGCCGTTGGCGAAGCCGCCGATGTTCACGCGGCTCTGGCCGTTGGCGTCGTTCATCACCAGGAACGGAAACTGATCGTCGGTGGCGAGATACGCGCGCAGCCTCTCGTCGGAACCGTAGAGTCCGAGTTGCGGACGGCCGCTGGCGCCGATGAAGAATGCGCCGCGCAGCTTCTCGTTGGGGTCGAGCAGCTGGACCTCGGGGTTACTGGCCTCGGTCAATCGCACTTCCAAACGGCGCTTGCTGTTGGAGTCGAACTGGCGCAGCGTCGGATTGCTGCCGGCGAACAGGTACATCGACTCGCGCAACGTCCCGCCGGCGTCGCGCAGGTCGACCGACGGCCGCCCCTGATCGTCGAGGCCGACCACCATGCGAAGGCGATGCTGCGCGTCGCTGACGGTGATTCCGGTCGCGGACAACGTCGTCGATTGTCCCCCGGCGTTAGTCACCGTGATCGGTGTCGTGGAGACTTGCGGTCCAGACGACGAGGGCGCCTGCGCCGTCAGCATCGCGAGCACGACGACGCCCAGTACGACCGCGCGATCGCGCCGGCTGCCGCGCTCCAGGCGCGTGACACGTGCGTGCAAGGTCTCGGAAAACGGAGCCATGTGAGCACCTCCGATCCCGCCGAGCGGGGGCTCGCACGATTCTCGGTCCGCACCAGTCGCCCCTCGTCTGCGAGGTGTGCCGGCCCAGCGCGCTCACATGTGCATCGGGTTGCCGATGTCTTTCGCGTCCATCGACTCGATGTGCGCGAGCGTCACCGTCCAATCCTCAGCCGTGATCCCGAGCTGACCACGGAACGGGTACTGCAGCTCGAAGATCATCGCGAACAGCGTCACGATGATGACCGCGATGCACGACGTCATGGTGACGTGCACGCGCCGGTTGTCGACCCCGAACAGGTAGCTGAAGATGATCACGACGCTCGCGCCGACGAACAGGACCACCCACTCAAACCAGCTCACGCCGGAGCGATTGCCGGCCAGCCGCCGCAAGCGCGCGTCGTGGATGTCGGTCAGCGTGCGGATCGTGATCAGCTGCGCGTTGGTTTGCGCGGGGTTCACCGGTATGTACGTGCCGGCGCTGTCGATGGCGTCCATCAGCAGCTCGTCGCCGCGCGGGCTGAAGCCGCCGGTCCGCATCAGCGGCCACTCCTCGTTCTTCATGAGCATGGCGTACTGCATCATGTCCGACCGCAGCCGGGTGCGCACCGAGGGCGGATAGCCGACGGCGCTATGCCAGACGTCGGTGACGGCCGACGCTTCCAGCGCCAGCCGCTCGCGGGTCTCGTCGTACTGCTGCCACACCACCACGGTCACGAAGCCGAGCACGACGGCGTAGACCATGCCCGCGACCGCGATCAGAAAGCCGGCGACTTCGTTGTGGGGCAGGAACGACTCGGCTTTGAAGCGGCGGTGAACGATCACCAGGCCCCCGCCGGCAATACCGATCGCGAGCGCGATCGCAACGGCGAGCACCACGATGGCGGGGATCTCGTACACGAACTAAGCCTCCGCGGGATTCTTTCGTATGGATCGCGCCGGGTTGCCGACCTGTTTGTCGCCGGCGGGGACGTCGCGAATGACGACGGCGCCCGCCCCCGTCAGCGCGCCGTCGCCGATCGTGATCGGCGCCACCAGGGAGTTGTTGGTGCCGATGAAGACGTCCTTGCCGATCTCGGTGCGGTGCTTGCGCACGCCGTCGTAGTTGCAGGTGATCGCGCCGGCGGCGAAGTTGGTGCGATCGCCGACGCTGGCATCGCCGATGTAGGCCAGGTGGTTGGCCTTGACCTCGTCGCCCAGCACGGCGTTCTTCAGCTCGACGTAGTCGCCGATGCGCACGCTCGCGCCGACCCGCGAGCCTCCGCGCAGGTGGGCGAACGGTCCGATGCGGGTCCCGGCGCCGACCTCGGAGTCGAGGATGATGCTCTCGGTGACGATCACGTCGTCGGCCAGGATCGCGTTGCCGAGCCGGCAGTTCGGACCGATCGCGCAGTTCGCGCCGATGCGCGTTCGCCCGCCGATGGCGGTGTTCGGGTAGACGACGGTGTCGGGCCCGATCGTCACCTCGGGCGCGAGGTAGGTCGTCGCCGGGTCGACGATCGTCACGCCCGCGCGCATCTGCGCCTCGCACAGCCGCTGGTTGATGACGGCCCGCGCCGCGGCCAGCTCAACCCGGTCGTTGACGCCCAGCACGCTGCGGTAGTCGGCCGCCGGCACGGGCACGACGCGGTTGCCGGCCGCGATCAGCAGCTCGACGGTGTCGGTCAGGTAATACTCGCCCTGCGCGTTGCTCGCCCCGATCCGTCCGATCGTCTCGCGCAGCGCGCCCTCGTCGTAGGCGTACAGGCCGGCGTTCATCTCGTCGAGCGCCAACTGCGCGGGGGTGCAGTCCTTGGCTTCGACGATGCGCGCGACCGCGTTCC
The window above is part of the Candidatus Sulfotelmatobacter sp. genome. Proteins encoded here:
- a CDS encoding DHA2 family efflux MFS transporter permease subunit, whose product is MMDASEGLPAPQRVDVTEYGLRRVLVTLAVIVAAMIEIIDTTIVNVALPTIQGNLGADIAQGAWIVTGYIIANVIVIPLTPWLQTRFGRRNYFVASIVVFTIASLLCGISSSLPELVMFRILQGLAGGGLISTAQTILADTYPRSQQGIATGIFAMGVIVGPAVGPVLGGFLTDQLSWRWAFFVNLPIGLLAGILAATMLRDPEQPRRLPLDTIGLALLIVGLGSLQYVLDQGQQNDWFADPSITVFACLSGLGLIAFTAWELFGTRTPMVDLRVLRYRPIAIGSLMSVALGFTLFGGVLLVPQYVQSVLGFTATLSGELFLVQAGTSGVLTFVAVAIMATGRVPARVQVAVGMLFLAIGNFVLSRIETPQTDFHAMIFPLVLLGIGMSQIFVPLTVASVGAVPDEAVPPAAAFTNLARQLGGSISTAMLVTVAVRGTTSDYATLAQTITVNRPVVAQYVATHGSDALASLFGTLVTQAAVMGYAEAALITAVISALLAPLALLMGRAKAGAAAVAAH
- the glmU gene encoding bifunctional UDP-N-acetylglucosamine diphosphorylase/glucosamine-1-phosphate N-acetyltransferase GlmU yields the protein MSTRAIVLAAGKGTRMKSSRPKVLHEVCGRPMLWWVLEALRAARVDEIVVVANPELAPHLSGFGVQVVEQAEQLGTGHAVRTALDALEPREGALVVAYGDMPSIDAAIVEDVQTALDADAGTALALVTARMPLPSSFGRIVRAGNAVARIVEAKDCTPAQLALDEMNAGLYAYDEGALRETIGRIGASNAQGEYYLTDTVELLIAAGNRVVPVPAADYRSVLGVNDRVELAAARAVINQRLCEAQMRAGVTIVDPATTYLAPEVTIGPDTVVYPNTAIGGRTRIGANCAIGPNCRLGNAILADDVIVTESIILDSEVGAGTRIGPFAHLRGGSRVGASVRIGDYVELKNAVLGDEVKANHLAYIGDASVGDRTNFAAGAITCNYDGVRKHRTEIGKDVFIGTNNSLVAPITIGDGALTGAGAVVIRDVPAGDKQVGNPARSIRKNPAEA
- a CDS encoding YbhB/YbcL family Raf kinase inhibitor-like protein; this translates as MTLRFAALTLAAALVTGTAASAMTLRPARPPAGNATLTVTSADFTNGAPLPLWTGFKACGGQNVSPALHWTKGPAKTKSYVVTIFDPDAPTGVGFWHWTLFDVPASVTSLPKNYGAHVMPPATAGYTDYGLSGYQGPCPPNGDPPHHYHITVSALDVATIPGGGPGTTGAVLSFGTPEHVIARGEIVGTYKR
- a CDS encoding TetR/AcrR family transcriptional regulator, with amino-acid sequence MPVTKPVRRTRVEQREETRRRLLEASGRVFARRGYEAASVEEIAEEAGFTRGAVYSNFRDKDDLFVAYLQARMREEGDELRAEIQAQPDLASRMAAARARYVRSHCKDTAVLYAELQLAAARHPALRRKLRPLFEQHVETFARIAWHVSGELSPEFLAHFLVLFATLEGIVLQKSSGHADDAIAERALGAVFDAIAPLLLAKAVSAHG